The sequence GATGTCGGCATAGGTGATCTGGCCGCCCTGGCGGAACCGCTCGCCCTCGGCCAAGAGCACGCCGTTCTCGTAGATCGAGGTCTGACCGTCCCAGGCGAGATCGGTGGTGGATTCCCCTGCCCCCGCAGCGGAATAGACGTAGGCCGCAAGGCAGCGCGCCGATGTCGATTGGCACAGCAGCGCGCGCGAACGCGCCCGGCCGATCGTGATCGGGCTGCCCGAGAGGTTGATGAGCACGCTGGCGCCCGCAAGCGCGAGCTCCGAGGCGGGTGTCACCGGGATCCACATGTCCTCGCAGATCTCGACGCCGATGGTGAGGCCCGGAACGTCCTCGGCCGAAAACAACAGATCGATACCGAACGGCGCGTGCAAGCCACCAAACGAGATCGTCTCTCCGGCGATGCCGGCGCCCGAGGCGAAGTGCCGTCCCTCGTAGAATTCGCGATAGGTCGGCAGATAGCTCTTGGGCACCACACCGAGGATGTTGCCGCGATGGATGACGACGGCGCAATTGTAGATGCGATTGCCAAAGCGCAGCGGCGCGCCGACGATCAGGACCGTCATCAGCGGCGAGGAGGCCTCGATGATCGCCACGAGCCCGCGCTCGGCCGCATCGAGCAGCGGATCCTGCTTGACGAGGTCCTCGATCGCATAGCCGGACAGGCACAGCTCGGGAAACACGGCGACCGCCACCGATTGTTCGTGGCAGGCATTCGCCGCGGCCAGGATAGCCTCCGCATTGGCCGAAGGATCTGCCACATGGGAGGTGGTGACGCAGGCGGCCACGCGTGCAAATCCGTGGGCGTAGATCGAATGGAAACTCATCGAGCGCAGTACCCTTGATCTTGTCGCGGCCGCAGCCGCCAATTCGACGTCATATGTAACCCATCGACCGGGTCCCGTGCAGGCCATCCGCCGTCATGCATAACGGACTTGCATGGGGGCCGGCGCCCGCACGTCAGGCACTGCGGGCCAAAACTCCAGACAGGTCGTCGCGCAGCCATTCGGCGATCCGGGGCCAGGCATGGGCGTTGGTCCGCGCTCCCATGAACAGGCCGAGGTGATTGGTCGGCTCGGACGCCGCCGCAATGAAGGGCGGCGGCGTGCCGACGAGACCGGCGGTGGCGAGCGCCTGCGCGGCCGGCACGACGTCGTCGTCGAGTCCGGCCAGCACGAAGATCGGCACGTTGACGCCCTTGAGATCGATGGTGCGGCCGAGCGCGACGAATTTGCCGCCGGCAATCCGGTTCTCCCGGAAGATCCAGTTGACGATCTGAAGATAATAGGTGCCCGGCAGATCCAGCGTCTCCGTATTCCAGCGATCGAAACGGGCGAGCAGGGCTGCGCCCTCCTCGTCCGAAAGATCCCTCTGCAACGCCGCCTCGGTGTCGTCGCGGCTTGGCGCCTTCGACCACAGGCGCAGCATCTCCTCGCCGCTGACATTGCCACCGCCGCGCGCGACGAGCTGGTCATAAACCAGCTCGGGGGCGTTGCGGGTGAGCCGCGCCAATGACGACTCGATCGAGAGGTCGACCGGGGCCCCGACCAAGACCAGACGCCGCACCTTGGCCGGAAAGCGCGCCGCGTAGAGCAGCGACAGCCAGCCGCCCTGGCACAGGCCGACGAGATCGACTGGCGCACCGATCTCGTCGATGGCGACGTTGAGATCGGAGAGGTAATTGTCGATCGAGAGATAGCGCATGTCGGGCGAAGCTGACCGCCACTCCGTGAGATAGACCCGGTCGATGCCGCTGGTCTGAAGGGACTGCACCACACTGTGGCCGGGCGCGAAGTCGGCGATCAGGGCCCGGTGCAGCGCATAAGGTGCACAGACCAGAGCCGGCTGGCCGGAGCGCGTCCGCGTGCAATCGCGCAGGCGCACGGTCGCAAGCTCCAACGCCACCGTGTTCGGCGTGGTCCAGGGCAGATTGCTCTCATCCTGCTCCACTGGTGCATCGCGATCGAGCCACCAGAAGCAGGCGTCCATGGCAAGCTGCGCTGCTGCAAACGGCCACAGCAGTGGGTCATCCGGGGCCCGCCCGGGTCCGCGCGGCTGTTTGCTGGTCTTGTCCGCCATGGCTATCTCGATCTCCTCACAGGAACGCTTCGAGGCCGATCACCGAAATGCCGAGCTCCCTGAAACTGCCATGAGCCGCGGCCACGGAGCCATCGAGGTCAATGCCGCGGCAGGCATCCTCGACGACGGCAACCTCGAAGCCTGCCTTGCGGGCGTCCTCCGCCGAGAAGCGGACGCAGAAATCCAGCGCCAGGCCGGCGACGAAGACGGTCTTCAGCTCGCGCTCGCGCAAATATCCGAGCAGGCCCGTCGGCGTTCTCTTGTCGTTCTCGAACAATGCCGAATAGGAATCGATGCCGCGGCGAAAGCCCTTGCGGACCACGAGGTTCGCCCTGTCGACGTCGATCTCCGGGTGGAATTCGGCGCCCGCCGTGCCCTGCACGCAATGCGTCGGCCACAGCACCTGGGTGCCGTAGTCGAGCTCGATGGTCTGGAACGGCTGCTTGTCCGCATGGTTCGGCGCGAACGACACGTGGTCACTCGGATGCCAGTCCTGGGTCAGCACCACATTGGCGAATTTTTGGGCGATTCGGTTGATGGCGGGGACGACCTTCTCGCCGCCGGGAACGGCGAGCGCTCCACCGGTGCAGAAATCGTTCTGCACGTCGATCACCAGCAGCACGTCGCGGTCGGAAATCTTCATCGTTTCTCATTCCATCTGCGGCGCGATGCGCTAGTCCCGCGCGCGCTCCCTCACTGTCGGCCTTCCCGCGCTGTCGCGCAACCGCTGGCCGGTGCGAAAGGCTGCGCGAATTGGTCACCGGAGGGGCTGTCGGGATGCAACGGTTTGATGTCGTCCGTGTTGACTAGCCGCACCCAAGGACGGATTCTGGAAGCCGTTCGCAATTTGCGATCGGAGAAAGCGGAGGAAGCGGTTCCCGCAGCCGGCAAAGCTGTGGCAGCCATATCGCCATGACCATCGGCAAGACAGGACAGATTCTTCTCGCCGATATCGGCGGCACCAATGCGCGCTTCGCGCTGAGCCAGGTCGATTCCAGCGGCCGCGATCCAGCCGGACCAATCGACTATGTGAAGGTCGCCGACTTCCCAACCGTCCGGGAAGCCATCGTCGATGTCCTCGCACGCCGCTCCGGTGGCCAGACGCCTCGACGAGCCGTGCTGGCAGTGGCGGGGCCCGTGACCAACAACCGCTGCGTCATGACCAACAGTCCCTGGGTCATCGACGGCAACGAGCTGCAACCCGCCCTCGGCTTCGACAGCGTCCACGTGCTCAACGATTTCGAGGTGGTGGCCTGGTCCCTTCCCGCCTTGCAGCCTGCCGACCTGATCCCGCTCGGTGGACAGGATGGCCTGCCCGGCGAACCCTTGCTGGTGGTCGGTCCGGGAACCGGCTTTGGCGTGTCCTGTCTGGTCGAGCGCCATGGCGCGCGGCTGGCGGTGGTGACGGAGGCCGGTCACGCGACCCTGCCGGCCGAGAACGAGCGCGAAGAACGCGTGATCGCCTGTCTGCGCAAGCGGCTCGGCCATGTCTCGATCGAACGCGGCGCGCTCTCGGGTTCCGGCCTGCAAAGTCTCTACGAGGCTCTGGCCGAGGTCGACGGCGCCCAGGTGCCGCATCGCGATCCCGCCGCCATCACCAAAGCCGCGCTGGAGGGCAGCTGCCCGATCAGCCGCGCGACGCTCGACATGTTCTGCGCCATCCTCGGCTCGGTCGCCGGCAATCTCGCGGTGACCTTTGGCGCCCGCGGCGGTGTCTATATTGCCGGTGGAATCGCGCCGCGCTTTCCGGAATTCCTCGCGGCCTCCGCCTTCCGCGTACGCTTCGAGGCCAAGGGACGCTTCCAGGATTACTTGCGCAACATTCCAACCCGGCTGGTCATCAAGCCGGATGCGAGCTTCGTCGGGCTCAACATGTTCGCCGAGCACAATGCGACTTGAGCGACGGCGTCGGTTCCTACCGGTTCCATGATTCACAACTGATTAAGGTGTTCGCGCGGTTCCACGCAGGATCTGCTTGCCTGGTTGTTCCCGATGCGAAACAATCCTGCTCTGTGTGTGGCGTAGTTGCGGGGGGCGTGACATGCGTAAGCAGGATCTGGGTTTCGACTATCACCGCTATCACCGCCTGCTGACCGAGGCGGATAACGACGACAAGCGACTGGCCTTGATCGAGCTCTTGATCGAGGAGAAGGCGAAGGACCGGCTGGCGGCCCAGCGCGCCTCGGATCGCGCCGCCATGACGGCACAGACCATTGCTACAGTGTTGAAGAACGGCCGATACCGCGACCTCGCGCTCATCACGCGTGGTCCAATCGATGCACTCAGTACGGCATCTTTACCGTCGCGCAGTACAGCATCTTCGCCGTCGCTCAGTGCGGGGTCTTCACCGGTGCTTCCGGAAACATCGAATCGA comes from Bradyrhizobium sp. CCGE-LA001 and encodes:
- a CDS encoding alpha/beta fold hydrolase, with the protein product MADKTSKQPRGPGRAPDDPLLWPFAAAQLAMDACFWWLDRDAPVEQDESNLPWTTPNTVALELATVRLRDCTRTRSGQPALVCAPYALHRALIADFAPGHSVVQSLQTSGIDRVYLTEWRSASPDMRYLSIDNYLSDLNVAIDEIGAPVDLVGLCQGGWLSLLYAARFPAKVRRLVLVGAPVDLSIESSLARLTRNAPELVYDQLVARGGGNVSGEEMLRLWSKAPSRDDTEAALQRDLSDEEGAALLARFDRWNTETLDLPGTYYLQIVNWIFRENRIAGGKFVALGRTIDLKGVNVPIFVLAGLDDDVVPAAQALATAGLVGTPPPFIAAASEPTNHLGLFMGARTNAHAWPRIAEWLRDDLSGVLARSA
- the pncA gene encoding bifunctional nicotinamidase/pyrazinamidase, with amino-acid sequence MKISDRDVLLVIDVQNDFCTGGALAVPGGEKVVPAINRIAQKFANVVLTQDWHPSDHVSFAPNHADKQPFQTIELDYGTQVLWPTHCVQGTAGAEFHPEIDVDRANLVVRKGFRRGIDSYSALFENDKRTPTGLLGYLRERELKTVFVAGLALDFCVRFSAEDARKAGFEVAVVEDACRGIDLDGSVAAAHGSFRELGISVIGLEAFL
- the glk gene encoding glucokinase, with product MTIGKTGQILLADIGGTNARFALSQVDSSGRDPAGPIDYVKVADFPTVREAIVDVLARRSGGQTPRRAVLAVAGPVTNNRCVMTNSPWVIDGNELQPALGFDSVHVLNDFEVVAWSLPALQPADLIPLGGQDGLPGEPLLVVGPGTGFGVSCLVERHGARLAVVTEAGHATLPAENEREERVIACLRKRLGHVSIERGALSGSGLQSLYEALAEVDGAQVPHRDPAAITKAALEGSCPISRATLDMFCAILGSVAGNLAVTFGARGGVYIAGGIAPRFPEFLAASAFRVRFEAKGRFQDYLRNIPTRLVIKPDASFVGLNMFAEHNAT